A single Curtobacterium sp. MCJR17_020 DNA region contains:
- a CDS encoding glycosyltransferase family 87 protein, producing the protein MSDRLRAVRPSSAVGPGARLAVVGAVVGVLALAGVIAFGVTHLGFLRSDTRSSFVAWTLIAWTVFVIAVLALRFVPARWMTAVVMVGAVVVGLAALAGPPSTSTDSARYAWDGIVQHAGVSPYAHTPQSTALSGLRPDWLFPDKVNGTCDDIKPRFRGLGDGADGHCTAINRPDVTTIYPPMAQLWFAAVRAFVPATAQYMPFQVAGLLLSLVVSVALVVVLRKTGRPTWWAALWAWSPLVASEAVTNSHVDALGAALATAGAVLVAFGRPIWGGIALGAATATKLIPAIVYPPLLGRWRSWWAIPVGIAVFGLLYVPYVLTTGLDVLGYLPGYLSEEGYEDGSRFALVSLVFRGDAATVVVGLAVLLAAFVAWRLSDPSRPWSGEVLMIGVTFLAVTPRYPWYALLLIPFVVLSGRWEWLSIGLAIALRGVWPSTDAYRWWLLAAVAVIVVVTLLRTSRSDWRRWWERLSFRRVEHVR; encoded by the coding sequence ATGAGCGACCGACTGCGTGCCGTCCGACCGTCCTCCGCCGTCGGACCCGGTGCCCGCCTCGCCGTCGTGGGCGCGGTCGTCGGGGTACTGGCCCTCGCGGGCGTCATCGCCTTCGGCGTCACGCATCTGGGGTTCCTCCGATCCGACACTCGTTCGTCATTCGTTGCGTGGACGCTGATCGCTTGGACGGTGTTCGTGATCGCCGTGCTCGCGCTGCGGTTCGTGCCCGCCCGGTGGATGACCGCCGTGGTCATGGTCGGGGCGGTGGTGGTCGGTCTCGCGGCACTGGCCGGCCCCCCGAGCACGAGCACCGACTCGGCGAGGTACGCGTGGGACGGCATCGTCCAGCATGCCGGAGTCTCACCGTACGCGCACACCCCCCAGTCCACGGCTTTGTCCGGCCTGCGGCCGGATTGGCTGTTCCCGGACAAGGTGAACGGCACGTGCGACGACATCAAGCCCCGGTTCCGCGGCCTGGGCGACGGCGCGGACGGCCACTGCACCGCGATCAACCGGCCGGACGTGACGACGATCTACCCGCCGATGGCGCAGCTCTGGTTCGCCGCGGTCCGTGCGTTCGTGCCGGCGACCGCGCAGTACATGCCGTTCCAGGTGGCGGGCCTGCTCCTCTCGCTGGTCGTGAGCGTCGCCCTCGTCGTGGTGCTGCGGAAGACCGGCCGTCCGACCTGGTGGGCGGCGCTCTGGGCCTGGTCGCCGCTCGTGGCGTCGGAGGCCGTGACGAACTCGCACGTCGATGCCCTCGGCGCGGCGCTCGCGACCGCGGGTGCCGTCCTCGTCGCGTTCGGTCGACCGATCTGGGGCGGGATCGCGCTCGGAGCGGCCACGGCCACCAAACTCATCCCTGCGATCGTGTACCCGCCGTTGCTCGGCCGGTGGCGTTCCTGGTGGGCGATCCCGGTCGGGATCGCCGTGTTCGGGCTGCTCTACGTGCCGTACGTGCTGACGACGGGGCTCGACGTGCTCGGGTACCTGCCCGGCTACCTGAGCGAGGAGGGCTACGAGGACGGCTCGCGCTTCGCCCTGGTCTCGCTGGTGTTCCGGGGCGACGCCGCGACCGTGGTGGTCGGGCTCGCCGTGCTGCTCGCCGCCTTCGTCGCGTGGCGGCTGTCCGACCCGTCGCGGCCGTGGTCCGGCGAGGTCCTGATGATCGGCGTGACGTTCCTGGCCGTGACCCCGCGCTACCCCTGGTACGCGCTGCTGCTCATCCCGTTCGTGGTGCTGTCGGGCCGGTGGGAGTGGCTGTCGATCGGGCTCGCCATCGCGCTGCGCGGGGTGTGGCCGTCGACGGACGCCTACCGGTGGTGGCTGCTCGCCGCCGTGGCCGTCATCGTGGTGGTCACGCTCCTGCGCACGAGCCGGTCGGACTGGCGGCGCTGGTGGGAACGGCTGTCGTTCCGGCGCGTCGAACACGTACGCTGA
- the moaA gene encoding GTP 3',8-cyclase MoaA has protein sequence MAPATLLGTTVDPASAGLVDRFGRRAIDLRVSLTERCNLRCTYCMPAAGLPFAPDDALMTAAEIERLVRIGASRFGVRKVRFTGGEPMLRHDLVDVIARCAALPDTPELSLTTNAIGLAHRAQALYDAGLRRVNVSLDTVDPDVFTTVTRRPFLDKVIAGLSAAHDAGLDIKVNAVLLRGINDEAAPELLRWCLDRGYELRFIEQMPLDPDHAWDRTEMVTAAETRAMLASSFVLTPDEAPRDGAPAERYRVHARDHAAASGIGVLLGTVGIIASITESFCADCTRTRLTADGNVRSCLFSDAETDVLGPMRAGVSDDEVAELWRRAMWAKPRDHGDDSDELVHPTRGMSAIGG, from the coding sequence ATGGCACCCGCGACCCTGCTCGGCACGACCGTGGACCCGGCGTCCGCCGGGCTCGTCGACCGCTTCGGGCGCCGTGCGATCGACCTGCGGGTGTCGCTGACCGAACGGTGCAACCTGCGCTGCACCTACTGCATGCCGGCCGCCGGGCTGCCCTTCGCCCCCGACGACGCCCTGATGACCGCCGCCGAGATCGAGCGGCTGGTGCGGATCGGGGCGTCGCGGTTCGGCGTGCGCAAGGTGCGGTTCACCGGCGGCGAGCCGATGCTCCGGCACGACCTGGTCGACGTGATCGCCCGGTGCGCCGCGCTGCCCGACACCCCGGAACTGTCGCTCACCACGAACGCCATCGGTCTCGCCCACCGCGCTCAGGCCCTGTACGACGCCGGGCTGCGGCGCGTGAACGTGTCGCTCGACACCGTCGACCCGGACGTGTTCACCACCGTGACCCGCCGCCCGTTCCTCGACAAGGTCATCGCCGGGCTGTCCGCCGCCCACGACGCCGGCCTCGACATCAAGGTCAACGCGGTGCTGCTGCGCGGGATCAACGACGAGGCCGCGCCCGAGCTGCTGCGCTGGTGCCTCGACCGCGGTTACGAGCTGCGGTTCATCGAGCAGATGCCGCTGGACCCCGACCACGCCTGGGACCGCACCGAGATGGTGACCGCTGCCGAGACCCGGGCGATGCTGGCGTCGTCGTTCGTGCTGACGCCGGACGAGGCCCCGCGTGACGGCGCCCCGGCTGAGCGGTACCGGGTGCACGCACGTGACCACGCCGCTGCGTCGGGCATCGGCGTGCTGCTCGGCACCGTCGGGATCATCGCGAGCATCACCGAGTCCTTCTGCGCCGACTGCACCCGCACCCGGTTGACCGCCGACGGCAACGTCCGGAGCTGCCTGTTCTCCGACGCCGAGACCGACGTGCTCGGCCCGATGCGCGCGGGGGTCTCCGACGACGAGGTGGCCGAGCTGTGGCGCCGGGCGATGTGGGCGAAGCCGCGCGACCACGGCGACGACAGCGACGAGCTCGTGCACCCGACGCGCGGCATGAGCGCGATCGGCGGCTGA
- a CDS encoding MoaD/ThiS family protein, translating into MTTIRFFAAARAAVGADTLTTAAGTLDEALREVTATDPSRWSALQERCSYLVDGVTTRDRATALDGVAVVDVMPPFAGG; encoded by the coding sequence GTGACCACGATCCGGTTCTTCGCCGCTGCCCGGGCGGCGGTCGGCGCGGACACGCTCACCACCGCGGCCGGCACGCTCGACGAGGCGCTGCGCGAGGTCACCGCCACCGACCCATCGCGCTGGAGTGCGCTGCAGGAGCGGTGCTCGTACCTGGTCGACGGCGTGACGACCCGCGACCGAGCCACCGCGCTCGATGGAGTCGCGGTCGTCGACGTCATGCCCCCCTTCGCCGGCGGCTGA
- a CDS encoding ionic transporter y4hA has product MTSWFPKAWPVAIPILAAVVLAFSYGRYGLGTVVVAIVAVVLAATVLAAVHHAEVVAHRVGEPFGSLVLAVAVTIIEVALIISLSSSGGAQAETLARDTVFSAVMITMNGLVGLAILIGTLRHNTVRFNQEGASAATMTVAALAVLTLVLPTFTTGTDDASFTGTQLVFVAVASIVLYGLFVVTQTVAHRDFFLPVNRAGGVLVESEDAHAARPSGRTTLVSLGLLVVALVAVVGLAKVESPAIEAGVAAVGFPPSFVGVVIALLILLPEGIAASKAAARNRIQTSLNLAMGSAMASIGLTIPSIAVASLFMSGTLLLGLGSSQIVLLALTIVAAVLTVLPGRATRLQGGVHLVIFAAFIVLSVSP; this is encoded by the coding sequence ATGACCTCCTGGTTCCCCAAGGCGTGGCCCGTGGCCATCCCGATCCTGGCGGCCGTCGTGCTCGCGTTCTCGTACGGCCGCTACGGACTCGGCACCGTGGTCGTGGCGATCGTCGCGGTCGTGCTCGCCGCCACCGTGCTCGCGGCGGTGCACCACGCCGAGGTCGTCGCGCACCGGGTCGGGGAACCCTTCGGCTCACTCGTGCTCGCCGTCGCGGTCACGATCATCGAGGTCGCGCTGATCATCTCGCTGTCGAGCTCCGGCGGTGCCCAGGCCGAGACCCTGGCGCGCGACACGGTGTTCTCGGCCGTGATGATCACGATGAACGGGTTGGTCGGCCTCGCGATCCTGATCGGGACGCTCCGGCACAACACCGTGCGCTTCAACCAGGAGGGCGCGAGCGCCGCGACGATGACGGTGGCCGCGCTCGCCGTGCTGACCCTGGTGCTGCCCACGTTCACCACCGGCACCGACGACGCGTCCTTCACCGGGACGCAGCTCGTCTTCGTGGCCGTGGCGTCGATCGTGCTCTACGGCCTGTTCGTCGTGACGCAGACCGTGGCCCACCGCGACTTCTTCCTGCCGGTCAACCGTGCCGGCGGGGTGCTCGTCGAGTCCGAGGACGCCCATGCCGCACGCCCGTCCGGTCGCACCACCCTGGTGTCGCTCGGGCTGCTGGTCGTCGCCCTGGTCGCCGTGGTCGGGCTCGCCAAGGTGGAGTCGCCCGCGATCGAGGCCGGCGTGGCCGCGGTCGGCTTCCCGCCGTCGTTCGTCGGCGTCGTGATCGCGCTGCTCATCCTGCTGCCCGAGGGCATCGCGGCGTCGAAGGCCGCCGCCCGCAACCGGATCCAGACGAGCCTGAACCTGGCGATGGGGTCGGCGATGGCGTCGATCGGTCTGACGATCCCCTCCATCGCGGTGGCGTCGCTGTTCATGTCGGGCACGCTGCTGCTCGGGCTCGGGTCGTCGCAGATCGTGCTGCTCGCGCTGACGATCGTCGCCGCGGTGCTCACCGTGCTGCCGGGTCGAGCGACGCGACTGCAGGGCGGGGTGCACCTGGTGATCTTCGCCGCGTTCATCGTGCTGTCCGTCTCGCCGTAG
- a CDS encoding ABC transporter ATP-binding protein produces the protein MTGVTARIVVGRRGVDVALEVATGECVAVIGPNGAGKSTVVEALAGLLPIDAGQVVLGGTVVSDRRRTVPAHRRRVGLVAQRPDLFPFLDVVGNVAFGPRAAGVRRAAARARALRALAAVGIDDLAGRSPDALSGGQAQRVAIARALATDPAVLLLDEPTSALDVAARDEVRAALRTAIAGRPSVLVTHDPVEVVALADRVVVVEHGRVVEDGTPAEVLGRPTSAFAAAFSGLALVRGTATAGGIATDGGGELASGTHAVPPGRPALGAFHPTAAVLTRDGAGPERTVTSLEPRDGLVRVRSGDLVADLTLARVTALGIGPGDAVHVDVPASELAVYAPRG, from the coding sequence GTGACCGGGGTCACCGCGCGGATCGTCGTCGGGCGACGCGGGGTCGACGTCGCCCTCGAGGTGGCGACGGGGGAGTGCGTGGCCGTCATCGGGCCGAACGGCGCGGGCAAGTCCACCGTGGTCGAGGCCCTCGCCGGCCTGCTGCCGATCGACGCCGGCCAGGTGGTCCTCGGCGGCACCGTCGTGTCGGACCGGCGGCGGACCGTCCCCGCCCACCGCCGCCGCGTCGGACTCGTCGCCCAACGGCCGGACCTGTTCCCGTTCCTCGACGTGGTCGGCAACGTGGCGTTCGGCCCGCGGGCAGCCGGCGTCCGACGAGCCGCGGCCCGTGCCCGCGCGCTCCGTGCCCTGGCGGCCGTCGGCATCGACGACCTGGCAGGACGGAGCCCCGACGCGCTGTCCGGCGGGCAGGCCCAGCGCGTCGCGATCGCCCGGGCGCTCGCCACCGACCCGGCGGTCCTGCTGCTCGACGAACCGACGTCGGCGCTCGACGTCGCCGCGCGCGACGAGGTCCGTGCAGCCCTCCGCACCGCGATCGCCGGGCGCCCGAGCGTCCTGGTGACCCACGACCCGGTCGAGGTCGTCGCCCTGGCCGACCGGGTCGTCGTCGTCGAGCACGGCCGGGTCGTCGAGGACGGCACCCCAGCGGAAGTGCTCGGACGGCCCACGAGTGCCTTCGCGGCGGCGTTCTCCGGACTCGCGCTGGTGCGCGGGACCGCCACCGCGGGTGGGATCGCGACCGACGGCGGGGGCGAGCTGGCGTCCGGGACGCACGCCGTGCCTCCCGGTCGGCCCGCCCTGGGCGCCTTCCACCCGACGGCCGCCGTGCTCACGCGGGACGGCGCCGGACCGGAGCGCACCGTCACGTCGCTCGAACCGCGGGACGGTCTGGTGCGGGTGCGCTCCGGCGACCTGGTCGCGGACCTGACCCTGGCGCGCGTCACGGCACTCGGGATCGGACCCGGCGACGCGGTCCACGTCGACGTCCCGGCGTCCGAGCTGGCGGTGTACGCGCCACGCGGTTGA
- a CDS encoding ABC transporter permease, producing the protein MASRADGRPPVAWWLPLPAVLGGLFVVVPVLAMLGRVDWSSFVALVSSTASLTALGLSLGTALTATAVAFVLGYPLAVLFARSRSRWVGVARAVVLLPLVLPPVVGGLALLAAFGRLGVVGAFLDDHGLHIAFTTTAVVIAQTFVAMPFLVSSIEGALRVEGDRYERVAATLGAGPTRTFLTVTTPRVLPGIVSGLVLCFARALGEFGATLTFAGSLQGVTRTLPLEIYLQREVDPDTAVALAVVLVVVAVVVIGASSLRTRGVAA; encoded by the coding sequence GTGGCCTCGCGGGCTGACGGACGGCCACCGGTCGCCTGGTGGCTCCCGCTGCCCGCGGTGCTGGGCGGCCTGTTTGTCGTCGTCCCCGTGCTCGCGATGCTCGGTCGGGTCGACTGGTCGTCGTTCGTCGCCCTCGTCAGCTCGACGGCGTCGCTCACGGCCCTCGGGCTCAGCCTCGGCACCGCGCTGACCGCCACGGCCGTCGCGTTCGTGCTCGGGTACCCGCTCGCCGTGCTGTTCGCCCGGTCCCGGTCACGGTGGGTGGGCGTTGCCCGCGCCGTCGTGCTGCTGCCGCTCGTGCTGCCGCCCGTCGTCGGCGGGCTCGCGCTGCTGGCGGCGTTCGGTCGCCTCGGGGTGGTCGGGGCGTTCCTCGACGACCACGGGCTGCACATCGCGTTCACCACCACGGCGGTCGTCATCGCGCAGACGTTCGTCGCCATGCCGTTCCTGGTCTCCTCGATCGAGGGCGCGCTCCGCGTCGAGGGGGACCGGTACGAGCGGGTCGCCGCCACCCTCGGCGCCGGTCCCACCCGGACGTTCCTCACCGTCACGACCCCGAGGGTCCTGCCCGGCATCGTCTCCGGCCTGGTGCTCTGCTTCGCGCGAGCGCTCGGCGAGTTCGGTGCGACCCTGACGTTCGCGGGCAGCCTGCAGGGGGTCACCCGGACCCTGCCGCTGGAGATCTACCTGCAGCGCGAGGTCGACCCGGACACCGCTGTCGCACTGGCGGTCGTGCTCGTCGTGGTCGCCGTCGTGGTCATCGGCGCCTCGTCGCTCCGGACCCGGGGCGTGGCAGCGTGA
- the modA gene encoding molybdate ABC transporter substrate-binding protein has protein sequence MTRRPRSLLVPLAVVAALGLASCSTADAPAGSSSPSSSSSADAGVSGSITVFAAASLQKTFTTLGKDFELANPGASIEFSFAGSSDLVTQIQNGAPADVFASADEANMAKLSATDLASGSPEDFATNVLEIAVAPGNPKGITSLDDLTGSDVQLVTCAAPVPCGAATAKVESASGVDLQPVSEEQSVTDVLGKVESGQADAGLVYVTDVQGADGKVDGVPFDESSKAVNTYPVGVLKASEDPELAQAFSDYVRSATGQKVLTAAGFGKP, from the coding sequence ATGACCCGACGTCCTCGCTCGCTGCTCGTGCCCCTCGCCGTCGTCGCGGCGCTCGGCCTGGCGTCGTGTTCCACCGCCGACGCTCCGGCCGGGTCGTCGTCGCCGTCATCGTCGTCGAGCGCGGACGCAGGCGTGTCGGGCTCGATCACGGTGTTCGCGGCGGCGTCGCTCCAGAAGACCTTCACCACGCTCGGCAAGGACTTCGAGCTCGCGAACCCCGGCGCCTCGATCGAGTTCTCGTTCGCGGGGTCGAGTGACCTCGTCACCCAGATCCAGAACGGTGCCCCCGCCGACGTGTTCGCGTCCGCCGACGAGGCGAACATGGCGAAGCTGTCCGCGACCGACCTGGCGAGCGGGTCACCGGAGGACTTCGCGACGAACGTCCTCGAGATCGCCGTCGCGCCGGGCAACCCGAAGGGCATCACGAGCCTCGACGACCTGACCGGCTCCGACGTCCAGCTCGTCACGTGCGCCGCCCCGGTGCCGTGCGGTGCCGCGACGGCGAAGGTCGAGTCCGCCTCGGGCGTCGACCTGCAGCCCGTCAGCGAGGAGCAGTCCGTCACCGACGTGCTCGGCAAGGTCGAGTCCGGTCAGGCCGACGCCGGGCTGGTCTACGTGACCGACGTGCAGGGCGCCGACGGCAAGGTCGACGGTGTCCCGTTCGACGAGTCGAGCAAGGCCGTCAACACGTACCCGGTCGGCGTGCTCAAGGCGTCCGAGGACCCGGAGCTCGCGCAGGCGTTCTCCGACTACGTCCGGTCCGCCACGGGCCAGAAGGTGCTCACCGCCGCCGGGTTCGGGAAGCCGTGA
- a CDS encoding TOBE domain-containing protein, whose translation MTQLRIRDAAAFLGVSDDTVRRLVDGGTFDRATDDAGRAVVDGRQVAEYARARSTELAAPDTGVKSSARNRFVGIVTDLVVDTVMAQVELQCGPHRVVSLMSAEAVRDLGLEVGSVAVASVKATMVTVEAPTHQEDPR comes from the coding sequence ATGACGCAACTGCGGATCCGCGATGCTGCTGCCTTCCTCGGGGTGAGTGACGACACCGTGCGTCGACTCGTCGACGGGGGCACCTTCGACCGGGCCACCGACGACGCCGGTCGCGCCGTCGTCGACGGTCGGCAGGTGGCCGAGTACGCCCGGGCGCGGAGCACCGAGCTGGCCGCCCCGGACACCGGCGTGAAGAGCTCGGCACGGAACCGCTTCGTCGGCATCGTCACCGACCTGGTCGTCGACACCGTGATGGCGCAGGTCGAACTGCAGTGCGGCCCGCACCGCGTGGTCTCGCTCATGAGCGCCGAGGCGGTGCGCGACCTCGGGCTCGAGGTCGGGTCCGTCGCCGTGGCGTCCGTCAAGGCCACGATGGTCACCGTCGAGGCGCCCACCCACCAGGAGGACCCCCGATGA
- a CDS encoding HesA/MoeB/ThiF family protein, giving the protein MDPLVAPVAALSPWRTRLGSRTAALSDVGAVGLRRLAASRVLVVGAGGLGAPVVAYLAGVGRLTVVDPDVVDASNLARQTLFTAADVGSSKAGVAVARARAVDPELDAVAVVGSFTPELVAGHDVVVDAADSVLVTRAVSDACADAGVPFVWGTVLGHDGQVSVFRDAGPDGVDFHDLHPEALPDEGSCALDGVVPALCGAVGAVMAGQVLALVTGTGEPLLGRVLTVDARRWRWSESPVRRGPASHRPVVVAPARTDRIAPSALAARLADPADPVVVVDVRTDAERADGVVAGAVTDDTDAADVVVYCARGPRADAWAAAQPAWRHVAVLDGGFEAWRREGLPVANGLMP; this is encoded by the coding sequence ATGGACCCCCTCGTCGCCCCCGTCGCAGCGCTCTCCCCGTGGCGGACACGGCTCGGCTCGCGGACCGCTGCCCTGTCCGACGTCGGCGCCGTCGGGCTCCGGCGGCTGGCCGCTTCACGCGTCCTGGTGGTCGGCGCCGGTGGGCTCGGCGCGCCCGTCGTCGCGTACCTCGCCGGGGTCGGACGGCTCACGGTGGTCGACCCCGACGTCGTCGACGCCTCGAACCTCGCGCGCCAGACGCTCTTCACCGCTGCCGACGTCGGATCGTCGAAGGCCGGGGTCGCCGTCGCCCGGGCCCGCGCCGTCGACCCGGAACTCGACGCCGTCGCCGTGGTCGGGTCCTTCACCCCGGAGCTCGTCGCCGGGCACGACGTGGTCGTCGACGCGGCGGACTCCGTCCTGGTCACCCGAGCGGTCTCGGACGCCTGCGCCGACGCCGGCGTGCCGTTCGTCTGGGGCACGGTGCTCGGTCACGACGGCCAGGTCAGCGTGTTCCGCGACGCCGGACCGGACGGCGTCGACTTCCACGACCTGCACCCCGAGGCCCTGCCCGACGAGGGCTCCTGCGCCCTGGACGGCGTCGTGCCGGCACTGTGCGGCGCCGTCGGAGCGGTGATGGCCGGACAGGTGCTGGCCCTGGTCACCGGCACCGGCGAACCGCTGCTCGGACGGGTCCTGACCGTCGACGCACGCCGCTGGCGGTGGAGCGAGAGCCCCGTCCGGCGCGGACCGGCATCACACCGACCCGTCGTGGTCGCTCCCGCTCGGACCGACCGCATCGCCCCGTCAGCGCTCGCCGCGCGCCTGGCCGACCCGGCGGACCCGGTGGTCGTCGTCGACGTGCGCACCGACGCCGAACGGGCGGACGGGGTGGTCGCCGGAGCCGTCACGGACGACACCGATGCGGCGGACGTGGTCGTCTACTGCGCCCGTGGTCCGCGTGCGGACGCGTGGGCTGCCGCACAACCGGCCTGGAGGCACGTGGCGGTCCTCGACGGCGGGTTCGAGGCCTGGCGCCGCGAAGGGTTGCCCGTGGCGAACGGGCTGATGCCCTGA
- a CDS encoding glycosyltransferase family 39 protein translates to MSSPRTGTVTVRRTTSDTSTRARLRALALSTVRTLVRAPEITVGVVGVVVAAAFTWVPSVWYDEAATLTSAQRSWPALWAELQNVDAVHGLYYALLHVWLALVGYSPFTLRFPSALAIGIAAALVVALGRRLGGVRLGVVSGLVFLLLPRVAWAGTEGRPYATVTTLAALLTLVGLTAVRRTRVRHHATRWWVAYGVLAAVAVLFNVYLSLAVVAHGVVLVWTGVADRAARRQATVTDRSGTVPSAMVDRAVVVRWAVAASAAAVVVLPFIGLAAGQAKQVGWITGIGWATLRQVFATAWFGVVYPYAALGWLLMIVAVVLAVRAARRPSRAARDVLRMQAVRVAVPLTIVPTALLVAATAAGEHLYSPKYASLSLPFVALLIGLAITALRSRRWIAGAVVAMLLVSVPTSTIVRLPHAKQSSHWANAAAIIERERNVTTDSDEGVIYGSVWEHPTASAQVIADAYPEAFSGMRDLAVASTGAQRGQLWNVNGDIATTVPARLADIDTVWFVGAKSRNIRPEVSETLKDQGFHVVRYWHTDTVILWKYSR, encoded by the coding sequence GTGAGTTCTCCCCGCACCGGCACCGTCACGGTCCGACGCACGACGTCGGACACGTCGACGCGCGCACGGCTCCGGGCACTCGCCCTGTCGACCGTGCGGACCCTGGTGCGTGCGCCGGAGATCACCGTCGGTGTGGTCGGTGTGGTCGTCGCTGCCGCCTTCACCTGGGTGCCGTCGGTCTGGTACGACGAAGCCGCCACCCTGACGAGCGCGCAGCGCAGTTGGCCCGCGCTCTGGGCGGAACTGCAGAACGTCGACGCCGTGCACGGCCTGTACTACGCGCTCTTGCACGTCTGGCTCGCGCTGGTCGGCTACTCGCCGTTCACACTCCGCTTCCCGAGTGCCCTGGCGATCGGGATCGCCGCCGCGCTCGTGGTGGCGCTCGGTCGGCGGCTCGGCGGTGTCCGGCTCGGGGTCGTCTCCGGTCTGGTCTTCCTGCTGCTGCCCCGCGTCGCCTGGGCCGGCACCGAGGGCCGCCCGTACGCGACGGTCACCACCCTCGCCGCGCTGCTCACACTCGTCGGCCTGACCGCGGTCCGTCGCACCCGGGTGCGGCACCACGCGACGCGGTGGTGGGTCGCCTACGGCGTGCTGGCGGCCGTGGCCGTCCTGTTCAACGTGTACCTGTCCCTCGCCGTCGTGGCGCACGGCGTCGTGCTCGTGTGGACCGGCGTCGCCGACCGGGCGGCCCGACGGCAGGCCACGGTGACCGATCGCAGCGGCACGGTGCCCTCGGCGATGGTGGACCGCGCCGTCGTCGTCCGCTGGGCCGTCGCCGCCTCCGCCGCAGCTGTGGTCGTCCTGCCGTTCATCGGACTCGCCGCCGGGCAGGCCAAGCAGGTCGGCTGGATCACCGGCATCGGGTGGGCCACCCTGCGCCAGGTGTTCGCGACCGCGTGGTTCGGGGTCGTCTACCCGTACGCCGCCCTCGGGTGGCTGCTCATGATCGTCGCCGTCGTGCTGGCGGTGCGCGCGGCCCGACGCCCGTCGCGGGCCGCCCGCGACGTCCTCCGCATGCAGGCCGTCCGGGTCGCCGTGCCCCTGACGATCGTGCCCACCGCGCTGCTGGTCGCCGCGACCGCCGCCGGTGAGCACCTGTACTCCCCCAAGTACGCCAGCCTGAGCCTGCCGTTCGTCGCGCTCCTGATCGGACTCGCGATCACGGCCCTCCGTTCGCGGCGCTGGATCGCCGGCGCGGTCGTCGCGATGCTCCTGGTGTCCGTGCCGACCTCGACGATCGTGCGACTGCCGCACGCCAAGCAGTCCTCGCACTGGGCGAACGCGGCGGCGATCATCGAACGCGAGCGGAACGTGACCACCGACTCGGACGAAGGAGTGATCTACGGCAGCGTGTGGGAGCACCCGACCGCGTCGGCGCAGGTCATCGCCGATGCCTACCCCGAGGCCTTCAGCGGCATGCGGGACCTGGCGGTGGCGAGCACGGGTGCGCAGCGCGGTCAGCTCTGGAACGTGAACGGCGACATCGCCACGACCGTGCCGGCCCGCCTGGCCGACATCGACACCGTCTGGTTCGTCGGCGCCAAGTCGCGGAACATCCGCCCCGAGGTCTCCGAGACGCTCAAGGACCAGGGCTTCCACGTCGTGCGGTACTGGCACACGGACACGGTCATCCTGTGGAAGTACAGCCGCTGA
- a CDS encoding 4-(cytidine 5'-diphospho)-2-C-methyl-D-erythritol kinase: MTTLAAPTRVRTRAPGKINVFLSVGALQDDGYHDVATAYQAVSLYEDVTAEHADDFSVTFTGPIDTSNVPVDESNLAIRAARLVADAAGHRGGVRLTIDKQVPVAGGMGGGSADAAATLLAVDTLWGTALGREELLRLAAQLGADVPFAFAGGTAVGTGRGDELSPALAKGEFHWVLALSDDGLSTPAVYRALDEHRERYRADIAPAPSHPVVESNVLQALRAGDPDLLADCVHNDLQAPAMRLQPGLASTLELGEKAGALAGLVSGSGPTVAFLVGDRDAALELQVELSAAGLVALRATGPVHGARLVH, encoded by the coding sequence ATGACCACGTTGGCCGCCCCGACCCGCGTGCGGACGCGCGCCCCCGGCAAGATCAACGTGTTCCTGTCCGTCGGTGCGCTGCAGGACGACGGCTACCACGACGTGGCGACCGCGTACCAGGCCGTGTCGCTGTACGAGGACGTCACGGCCGAGCACGCCGACGACTTCTCGGTGACCTTCACCGGTCCGATCGACACGTCGAACGTGCCGGTCGACGAGTCGAACCTGGCGATCCGTGCGGCCCGGCTGGTGGCCGACGCCGCTGGTCACCGGGGCGGAGTCCGGTTGACGATCGACAAGCAGGTGCCGGTGGCCGGCGGCATGGGCGGGGGCTCTGCGGACGCCGCGGCCACGCTGCTCGCCGTCGACACGCTCTGGGGCACCGCCCTCGGGCGTGAGGAACTGCTCCGGCTCGCCGCGCAGCTCGGCGCGGACGTGCCGTTCGCCTTCGCCGGCGGGACGGCCGTGGGCACCGGGCGCGGCGACGAACTCAGCCCCGCGCTGGCGAAGGGCGAGTTCCACTGGGTCCTCGCGCTGAGCGACGACGGGCTGTCGACCCCCGCGGTGTACCGTGCGCTCGACGAGCACCGGGAGCGCTACCGCGCCGACATCGCACCGGCACCGTCCCACCCCGTGGTGGAGTCGAACGTGCTGCAGGCGCTGCGTGCCGGCGACCCCGACCTGCTCGCCGACTGCGTCCACAACGACCTGCAGGCCCCGGCCATGCGGCTGCAGCCCGGACTCGCGTCGACCCTCGAACTCGGCGAGAAGGCCGGAGCGCTCGCGGGTCTGGTGTCGGGCAGCGGCCCGACGGTGGCGTTCCTGGTCGGTGACCGTGACGCCGCGCTCGAACTGCAGGTCGAGCTCAGCGCCGCCGGCCTGGTCGCGCTCCGCGCCACCGGTCCGGTACACGGCGCCCGCCTCGTGCACTGA